The window TTGTCGTGCGTCTTTCGTTTCATCTGCCCGCCCTTATCCCTCTCCGTTGCTACAACAACGCGTGCCGGGCGTTAAGGTTTCAGGCGAAGATCAGGCGCGCAACCTCACCATTCGTCGTCCCGGTCGGCTTCCTTGCAGGTGTAGCCGATGAAACAGTCGGGCTGATCGGACGCGCGGACCCAGGCGGCTTCCGTCACTTCAGTCGCCTGACAGAAGCGGCCGTCGCGAACGAAGCGGTCGTAGGTGCGCGGACCTGTGCTGATGACCGCGGCGCCCGAACGCTCGAGCAGCGCCTCCAGTCGCGCGCAGGACAGCGACGGCGCATAGGGACGTCCCTGCGCTGCGGCGGGAAGTGCGACGCCCACGGCCGTCATCAGGGCGAAGGCTCGGACAAGGCGATGGGCTGAGCGAGCAGTCATAAGCCCCCAACGTTCTCGGAGCGGCGGAGTTTCCTCGGCCCAAATCAGCTTTTCGGTCCGTCGCGGCGCAGAAGGTACGAATCCATGATCCACCCATTGGCCTCGCGCGCCTCGGCGCGGCGGCGGACGATTTCCCCTGCGACGTCCTTTAGCCGGCCGGAGATCAGGATCTCGTCCGGCGTGCCGACATAGGCGCCCCAGAAAATCTCGAAGGCGTCGCTTTCGGCGAGCGCCTCGTAGGCGTTTTCGGCGTCGAGCATCACCACCACGCTGTCGGCCTCCGCCGAGAGGCCCGCGGCGAGCCGGCGGCCGGTGGTGATCTCCACGGGCGAGCCGATCCGGTTCAGCGTGGTGCGGTGCTTCGCCACCAGCGCCTGGATGCTGCTGATCCCGGGGATGACCTCCCACGCGATGTCGTGTCGCCCACTGTCGGCGATCGCGCCGACGATCCGGATCGTGCTGTCGTAGAGCGAGGGATCGCCCCAAACGAGAAAGCCGCCGCATTCGCCGTCCGCGAGTTCGCCGATCAGCCGCTCGAACACGTCCTGCTTGCGGGCGTTGAGATCCTGCACCTGCCCGGCGTAATCGCCGTCGCGATCGCGCTCGGGACTGGCGGCCTCGACGAAACGGTAGGGCCGCTCGGTGAGGTGCTGGCGGCAGATCTCCTTGCGCAGCGCGATAAGCTTGTCCTTTGCGGGACCCTTGTCCATCAGGAAGACCGCGTCGATCTGGTTCAGCGCCTTGACGGCTTGGAGGGTCAGGTGGTCCGGGTCGCCCGCGCCGATCCCGATGATCTTGATCGTCTTCGCCACCGCGTCCTCCAGTCCTCGTCGACGCCGCCTCTTAGCAGCCCCGGAGACCGGAGAGAACGCGACGTGTCGCCGAGCAAGGGGCAGGTCGCGGCGCCGCCGCGGTCAGATCTGATAGACGAAGCTCGTCATGCCGTCGCCGCCGAGGTCGCGCATCTCGGCGAGGGTGCGATGGTCGAGCACGCCGGCGATCGCTTCACGCACCTCCAGCATCATCATTCGCACCTCGCAGCGCCCGATGTCCTCACAGTCCTGGCACGGCGAGAAGGCGGAGCGGCTGGCGCAGGGTATCGGCGCGAGCGGCCCGTCGAGCACGCGGATGATCTCGCCGACGGTGATGCCCTCGGCATGTTGCGCGAGCATGTAGCCGCCGGATTTCCCCTTCTTGCTGTTTAGGAGGCCGGCGTTGCGCAACTCGCCGAGAATGGCGTCGAGGAATTTCTTCGGAATGCCGTTTCGCTCCGCGATCTCGGCGACGAAGGTGGAGCGGCCCGGCGGCAGGCCCGCCAGATCCACCATCGCCTTGAGACCATACTTGGCCTTCTTGGTCAGCATCGGAGCGCGCT is drawn from Methylopila sp. 73B and contains these coding sequences:
- the cobF gene encoding precorrin-6A synthase (deacetylating) — translated: MAKTIKIIGIGAGDPDHLTLQAVKALNQIDAVFLMDKGPAKDKLIALRKEICRQHLTERPYRFVEAASPERDRDGDYAGQVQDLNARKQDVFERLIGELADGECGGFLVWGDPSLYDSTIRIVGAIADSGRHDIAWEVIPGISSIQALVAKHRTTLNRIGSPVEITTGRRLAAGLSAEADSVVVMLDAENAYEALAESDAFEIFWGAYVGTPDEILISGRLKDVAGEIVRRRAEAREANGWIMDSYLLRRDGPKS
- a CDS encoding Rrf2 family transcriptional regulator; this encodes MLTKKAKYGLKAMVDLAGLPPGRSTFVAEIAERNGIPKKFLDAILGELRNAGLLNSKKGKSGGYMLAQHAEGITVGEIIRVLDGPLAPIPCASRSAFSPCQDCEDIGRCEVRMMMLEVREAIAGVLDHRTLAEMRDLGGDGMTSFVYQI